A genomic segment from Thiomicrorhabdus aquaedulcis encodes:
- the gmhB gene encoding D-glycero-beta-D-manno-heptose 1,7-bisphosphate 7-phosphatase — protein MQKIIVLDRDGVINYDADEFIKSADEWRPLPGSLEAIARLKSHGWWVAVATNQSGIKRGYYSRHTLSAMHQKMQAGLVSLGVKGGQGVDWVSYSPYLTHDHSPSRKPGLGMLQAIEQRFGLSLAGAPMVGDTLADVQAALGKAMQPVLVKTGKGQRTLQTQHPLLQQVTVFDDLYTAVEDILK, from the coding sequence GTGCAAAAAATCATTGTGTTAGACCGCGACGGCGTCATTAACTACGATGCCGACGAGTTTATTAAAAGTGCCGATGAATGGCGGCCTTTGCCCGGCAGTTTAGAGGCAATTGCGCGCTTAAAGTCGCATGGCTGGTGGGTCGCGGTGGCCACCAATCAATCGGGTATAAAGCGTGGCTATTATTCACGTCACACCTTAAGCGCCATGCATCAAAAAATGCAAGCAGGCCTGGTAAGTTTGGGCGTTAAAGGGGGTCAGGGTGTGGATTGGGTGAGTTATTCACCCTATTTAACCCACGACCATTCGCCCTCGCGCAAACCAGGCCTGGGCATGTTGCAGGCCATTGAACAACGTTTTGGTTTGAGTTTGGCGGGTGCGCCCATGGTGGGCGACACTTTGGCCGATGTGCAAGCGGCCTTGGGCAAAGCCATGCAGCCTGTTTTGGTTAAAACCGGCAAAGGTCAGCGCACCTTGCAAACCCAGCACCCACTTTTACAGCAAGTAACGGTGTTTGATGACTTATACACGGCGGTAGAGGATATTTTAAAATGA
- a CDS encoding lysophospholipid acyltransferase family protein, which yields MKIIWFMRSVLFALGQGVSLVLFSVLGQLTRPFSFATRYQFMHYWAKFCLFWLRITCGVRYEVHGAEHIQTEQAGLILARHESAWETLAFQAIFPRHAYVLKKSCLRFLFLAGVWHCLIPLPLTVERVVKR from the coding sequence ATGAAAATAATTTGGTTTATGCGTTCGGTGTTATTTGCCTTAGGGCAGGGCGTTAGTTTGGTGTTGTTTTCGGTGTTAGGCCAGCTTACCCGGCCGTTTTCGTTTGCGACGCGGTATCAATTTATGCACTATTGGGCCAAGTTTTGCCTGTTTTGGTTGCGCATAACATGCGGGGTGCGCTACGAGGTGCATGGGGCAGAACACATTCAAACTGAGCAAGCTGGCTTAATCCTTGCTAGACATGAATCGGCTTGGGAAACCTTGGCGTTTCAGGCGATTTTTCCGCGTCACGCTTACGTGCTTAAAAAGAGCTGCTTAAGATTCCTTTTTTTGGCTGGGGTATGGCATTGCTTAATCCCATTGCCATTGACCGTGGAGCGGGTCGTCAAGCGTTAA
- a CDS encoding lysophospholipid acyltransferase family protein, with protein sequence MALLNPIAIDRGAGRQALNQLINEGKQRLNAGDWVVVFPEGTRMPPGELGKVNIGGAMLASKAHAPVYLVAHNAGRFWPKNRFIKRPGTITVVISPPLDVSTMSVANINQHVEQWLEEHLNLSANRTKTGGF encoded by the coding sequence ATGGCATTGCTTAATCCCATTGCCATTGACCGTGGAGCGGGTCGTCAAGCGTTAAACCAGCTTATTAATGAAGGCAAACAACGTCTTAATGCAGGCGATTGGGTAGTGGTGTTTCCCGAAGGCACGCGCATGCCGCCAGGTGAGCTGGGTAAGGTGAATATTGGTGGCGCTATGTTGGCCAGCAAAGCCCACGCGCCGGTGTATTTGGTGGCGCACAATGCCGGACGCTTTTGGCCTAAAAATCGGTTTATAAAACGCCCTGGCACCATTACGGTGGTGATCAGTCCGCCGCTGGACGTAAGCACTATGTCGGTTGCAAACATTAATCAACACGTTGAACAGTGGTTAGAAGAACATCTTAACCTGAGTGCAAACCGCACCAAGACAGGAGGTTTTTAA